DNA from Thermococcus sp. CX2:
GATGCAATTGCTGAAGAGAGCGTTAGACGACTGTACTCGGGAAGGGATATTAGGAACTTATGCCAAGAGGCAATATGGAACATGATTAGAGAAGAGAACAGAGACCTGTACAAACTGGCTAATTTGCCGTTCCATGAGCTCAGCAAAAGGTCTCTAAGGACGAGACCCTTGGAGATGAGGGATTTTGAGGAAGCGTTCAAGAAGATTAAGAGCCCTCTGACTCGGAGGGATATCGAGAGGTATGAGAAGTGGGCGGAGGAGTTCGGAGGATGAACGCCCAATTTGTTCGAAAGCTATTCAACGTCGTAAGCAGGGCGCGCGAAGGGGAGATGGTTACTACCGAGATTGATGGGAGAGCCTGCGGTATCTCCCACGTTGGAGGACGAGAGAACAATGAGGACAATATGCTCCTCCTCAAACTCCCCGATGCTTATCTCTTCGCGGTAGCCGACGGCCTCGGCGGTCATAACGCTGGCGAGGTTGCTTCAAAAATCGCTGTTGAAACCCTAAAAAAGGTCCTTAAGGATGGATACAAAGAGGGAATGAGCAAGGAAGAAGTTAAAGCCCTTCTTGAGAAAGCTTACAGACTTGCCCACGACCGCATAAATGAGAATGCCGTTGGAGAAAGGGAGGGGATGGGAACCACTCTCATCACGGCCTTCGTTAGGGGCGGAAAGGCCATCATAGCGAACACGGGCGACAGCAGAGCTTATTTGATTAGAAGTGGCAAGATAGTAGAGAGAACTAAAGACCACTCCATCGTGCAGGAACTACTTGATAATGGAACAATTACGGAGGAAGACGCCAAACATCACCCAATGAGGAACGTTATAACGAAGTCTCTTGGCATTGATTTTGGCGTTGATTTCTACGAATGGAAGCTTGAGAAAGGTGATGTTCTATTGTTAAGCTCAGATGGACTGCATGATTACATTGAGGAGGATAGAATTGCGGAGATCGCATCAAATGGCGATCCGAAAGATATCGCAGAAAGGTTGATTGGAGAGGCGCTCAAAGCTACGAAGGACAATGTGACTGTTGTAGTGTTTCGAGAGGGTGGTTTAGATGGTTAGGTTCTGGAAGTCTAAAGAGGAGAAAGAGATTGAGCGGAAGGTTAGGATGAGGAAAGCCAAGATGGCTCTCAAGCAGTATATAAACAATCTCGAGAATTTAAAACAGAAAATTTTCCTCCAGGGAAAAGAAGCGGCAAAGCTTGGGGATGAAGCTCTTCTTAAGAGAAGTGCTGTAAAGTACCTTGCCTTAGAACAGAGAATAAAGCAGGCAAAGCGTTTGCTCCTTTTGATGGAAGAGGCTGAGATCCAAAGGGAGCTTGTTAAAGTTTCAGCCACTTTCATCCAGTTCAGCAAGGATGTTGTTCGGAGCATAGCGGAAGGACCGGGTGCAGAGGATGTCGCGAAAATTCAGGTAGAGTTTGAGAAGGCGATGGGGAAGGTTGAGAACATTGAGGAAGCCCTTAACACCATGATAGACTTGACTAGTGAGAGTATTTTGACTGGAGACTTTGATGTTGAGACAATAGAAGCCGCAGAGGGTCTCATGATATCTTCGGCTGAAAGGGAACTCGAACCCGGAAAAAGATTGAAGGAAATAGAAAACATGATGAGAGAATAGGGGTCAGCTCAACTTTTCTCTTTATTTCTCGTGCACCTGTCCGGCTCGGATTTTCCATTTTGTATGAAAAATGGTTAAATATATTCTGTAAATTAGAAACTTAATGGTGGTGAGTTATATGGAAGATGAAAAAGAAATGCACAAAGAGCACACCCATAAAGAACACAAAGAAATGAGGATGCACCAACATAAGGAAAGCGAAAAGCATGAACATATGGAACATGGAGAGCATGAAATGCATAGACACGAGATGGAGGAAGAAAAGCATGGACATGCGGCTCATGAACCTGAGCACGGAGAACACAAGCATTCGCATGCAGATCACCATAGAATGATGATGGAGGACTTTAAGAAGAGATTTATAGTTTCTGCCATACTTACGATTCCGATACTGCTCCTATCTCCGCTGATTCAAAAGTTCCTTGGTTTTACATTCACGTTCACGGGCGATAGATACGTTCTCTTCGCGCTATCGACAGCGGTCTACTTCTACGGTGGAAAGCCGTTCCTAACAGGAATGAGAGATGAATTTAAGAAGAAAACCCCAGGAATGATGACGCTAATTGCTTTAGCAATCACGGTTGCCTTCTTCTACAGCGCCGCTGTAACCTTTGGATTACCCGGAAAGACCTTCTACTGGGAGCTTGCGACGCTTATTGACATCATGCTTTTGGGGCACTACATAGAGATGCGCTCTGTTCTCGGTGCTTCGAGGGCTTTAGAGGAGCTTATAAAGCTCATGCCAACTGATGCTCACCTAATAACTCCTGAGGGAATAAAAGACGTTCCAGTGAGCGAGCTCAAGAAGGGAGACGTGGTTTTAGTCAAGCCCGGCGAGAAGATACCCTCTGATGGCATCATAATTGAAGGCGAGACGAGCGTAAACGAAGCGATGCTCACTGGTGAGTCAAAGCCCGTCTATAAGAAACCAGGTGACATTGTTATTGGTGGCTCAATAAACTTAGAGGGCTCGATTAAAGTCAGGATCGAGAAGACTGGAAAAGAGACCTATTTGATGCAGGTGGTTGAGCTTGTGAAGCAGGCTCAAGAGACGAGGTCGAGAACTCAAGACTTAGCTAATAGAGCAGCGTTTTGGCTCACACTCATTGCAATAACCGCTGGAAGCGCAACTCTGGGAGCTTGGCTCTACTTAGGGAAGCCCTTTGTGTTCGCTCTCGAGAGAATGGTCACTGTGATGGTAATTACATGCCCCCACGCTTTGGGATTGGCTGTTCCTTTAGTGGTCTCAGTGTCAACGTCAATATCAGCGAGGAAGGGAATACTCATTAGGAATAGAGAAGCCTTTGAGAGGGCAAAGGATGTTCAGGTGGTTGTCTTTGACAAGACGGGAACACTAACGGAAGGAAAGTTTGAGGTAACGGACATAATTCCATTGGACGAGCTTAGCGAGGAGGAAATCTTGAGGTATGCGGCAGCACTGGAGAGCCACTCATCACACCCAATAGCGCAGGGGATAGTAGAAAAAGCAAAAGAAAAGGAGATTGAACTTTACGATGTTAAGGACTTCAAAGCAATCCCCGGAAAAGGTGCTCAAGGCGTTATCAATGGCAGAGAAGTGCTCGTTGTAAGCCCCGGGTTCTTGAAGGAGAAGGGTCTCTGGAGGGAGGATGAGCGCGTTAAGGAGGTCTTGGAGCAGGGCAAGACGGTGGTGTTCTTAGTCATCGGTGGAAAGCTGGTCGGTGCTTTAGCTTTAGCCGATAAGATAAGGCCAGAGTCGAGGGAAGCGATAAAGAAGCTCCACGAGATGGGAATTAAAGCTTACATGCTCACAGGAGACAACGCTAAAGTTGCAAAGTGGGTTGCCGAGGAGCTTGGCTTGGATGGCTACTTTGCAGAGGTCTTGCCCCACCAGAAGTCCGAGAAAGTTAAGGAGCTTCAAGAAAAAGGCTTCATTGTTGCAATGGTCGGAGACGGAATAAACGATGCTCCAGCACTAATCCAGGCGGACGTGGGTATAGCAATCGGAGCAGGAACCGATGTGGCAATAGAGAGTGCTGATATAATCCTAGTGAAGAACGACCCAAGAGATGTCATAACAGCGATACACCTTGCAAGGGCAACCTATGGGAAGATGGTGCAGAATTTGGCATGGGCAACTGGCTACAACACATTTGCAATTCCTCTGGCAGCGGGGACGCTTTACAACTATGGAATACTATTAAGTCCAGCGGTAGGTGCTTTGTTAATGAGCTTGAGCACGGTGATAGTCGCGATAAACGCGAAGTTTTTGAAAGTTTGAGCCCATTCACTGCTTTAATTTTTTGAAATTATGGGGCACTGTTTTTACATTTTGACAAAAATAAGGAATATAACCCTTTGCAATGAGTAATACATGGGGCGAGTAAAATGATGTTCGAAAATATTAACGCTGGAAGATTTTTAGTCCATGTAGGAGAAACTGAATGGGGGTGGCACGACATGATGGGATTTGGCTACTTTGGAATCTTTGGAGCAATATTCATGCTCCTGTTTTGGGTTGCGATAATAGTCGGTGTAGTGTGGTTCATTAAGTGGATAATCGAGCAGAGCTCGAGTGGGACATCAAAAAAGAGCGCACTTGAGATACTTGATGAGAAGTACGCAAGGGGAGAAATAGACGACGAAGAATACGAGAGAAGAAAGAGGAAGCTTCTAGAAGGTTAGTCCCTTCCATTTGTTTGCATATTTTTACATTTTTTAAGTTATTCCTCTAATTTTACAGAATATAGACGAATCTGCTCGATGAATAAAGGCGGTGGAAAATGAATTCGAAAAAATACGACCAGCAGAAAATTCACTTAATCGTCAAGAGACTTAAAAATACACAGATTGAGTTTTTAGAGTGTAAAGCACCGCGAGGTTTCTCTCATTGTGTTAAAATAGCAGTGCTTATTGACGCGAGAGTGGAAGAAGTTTTTTCTCTCGTATCCAACATTAATAATCATAGATTATTCTGGCCAGAATATGAGTTTAAATCTGAAGATGATGGGAAATTGAAGAAAGGGTTAATATACCACACCCGCGAAAAGGGGACAGAAAAGTGGGTAAAATACCGGATTGTTGACTTTAAAGAAAACTACTTCTATTCCGGGGAGATGCTGGAAGAGGACACATTTTTAAAGAAATTGCGGTATGAACACTACTTCATTCCTGTGGATAATATGACCCTAAGTATTGAAGGCGTGTATTACACAATTGGCTATGGTTTTCTGGGGAGAATCTTGAACTTCTTCACAGCAGAGCGCATCATCAAAAAGAGGCTTTTAAAAGCTCACTTAAAGCTAAAAGAAGTGGCAGAAAAAAGAAAGCTCCGCAGTTAAGCAAACACCGCTTTGTATAATCCGACTATCGCGTCGCCGACTTCACAGTACACATCCATATAGCTGGCTTTCACTTCCTTGAATATCTTTGAGCCCATCTCTTTTATTTCTTCCAGTGAAAATCCAAGGTGAGTGTCCTTCAAAGTTTCTTTGAGCTCCTCATGTTCGTGTTTGAGGACGTCGACTATTATTACTATACCATTGTCCTTTAGAGCACTTTTCATGCTCTCCAAGACTTTCTCCGGCTTTAAAAAGTGGTGGAACGCCAGGGTGGAGAGCACGACGTCGAATTCTTTTGGAGCATTTATGCCGTAGTGCTCGTTGGCAATCTCAATGGATTCCCTAATTTTCTCGGCAACTCCCCAAATGGGTGCTATCCCTTTTTCATTAAGCCTTTTCAGCATGCTTGGGGTTATATCTAAAGCATACACATCTGCTTTGACTCCTCTCTCCTCAAGCTTCCTCTTGACCCTTTCTGTGAAAAACCCTGAGCCAGCTGCAACGTCTAAGAGCTTAATGCTTTCCTTGTTTAGCTTTAGGATTTCTTCAACTATGTCGTCAACTATTGTCTCTATGCACTCCTCCCTAAGGTAGTCCCTCACAATATCGTCTCTCCGGGGTGCTTCTCCTTCAAAGTACTCTATCTGCTCTATAAGCTCATTAGCTGAGCTCTCATCGAAGCCGAGCTTTTTCAAGAATTCTTTAACCTCACTGATGCTTGGTATCATTGCTTTATCCCCCTGAAGCCTTTCTCCAAGTCTTCAATCAAGTCCTCAACGTCTTCTATTCCAACTGAAACTCTGATAAGGGAGTCTTTTATGCCAACTTTCTCCCTTTCCTCCTTTGGAAGAGAGGCATGGGTCATCAAAGCCGGGAGCTCAATTAGTGATTCCACTCCTCCCAAGCTTTCAGCCAGTGCAAAAATCTCCAAGCTCTCGACGAATTTCACGGCCTCTTTCAATCCTCCTTTAAGCTCAAATGAGAGCATTCCCCCAAAGCCGCGCATTTGCCTCCTTGCGAGCTCGTGCTGTGGATGCGAAGGCAAGCCTGGATAGTAAACCCTCTCAACCAATGGGTGCTCTTCCAAATACTTCGCAATCCTCATAGCGTTCTTCTCGTGCCTCTCCATCCTAACAGCGAGCGTTTTAATGCCTCTCATAACGAGCCAGGAGTCAAAGGGCGACAAAATTGCACCGACTGCGTTTTGATGGAACTTTAGCTTCTCATAAATCTCATCGTCATTTACCATCACGGCTCCTCCGACAACGTCGGAGTGGCCACCTAGGTATTTAGTAACGCTGTGGAGAACTATGTCAGCACCTAAGTCAAGGGGATTTTGGAAGTAGGGACTCGCAAATGTGTTGTCCACAACCACGATTAAATCCTTCTCATGAGCAATCTCAGATATCGCCTTGATGTCAGCGAGCTTTAAGAGGGGATTTGTGGGAGTTTCGAGCCAAATCATCTTTGTGTTCTCTTGTATTGCACTTCTAACGTTCTCGGGCTCTCTTGCATCTACGTAAGTAAACTCAATCCCAAAGCGCTCCATAACCTTGTTGAACAGCCTCTTGGTGCCTCCGTAGAGGTCGTCGAAAGCTACGACATGATCTCCTTTCTTTAGTAAGGCTAGGAGTATTGTGGATTCAGCCGCTAATCCCGAGGAAAAAGCCAACCCATACTTAGCGTTTTCAAGTGCTGCTAATTTTTTCTCAAGGTTATCCCTCGTGGGATTGCCGCTCCTTGAGTAAACATAGCCTTCCTCAACTTCCCTTACGCTCTTCTTTGCGAAAGTAGTTGAGAGGTGGATTGGGGAAACTACATCCCCATGCTGCATCTCCCTTGGATCTTCACCAACATGGATAGCTTTAGTTGAAAACCTCATCTCAGCACCTCCAGAACTTTTTCGTCATCAATCTCAAAACCGTTCTCGAGAAGCCAGTTATCGTTGAAAATTTTCGTTAAATAATTCCTTCCAGTGTCTGGGAATATTATAACGACTTTCTTTCCTCTTATTCCGTTCTCTTTGAGATATTTTATTGTTCCGTAGAGAGCCGCTCCTGAAGAACCTCCAACTAAAATCCCTTCTTTCCTTGCCAAGAAGCGCGTCATCGCAAAAGCCTCTTGGTCATTGACGACAACTATATCATCAACTAGGCTCAAATCAACAGTCTCTGGGAGCAAATCCTCTCCTATCCCCTCCACTAAGTATGGGTGAGCCTTTTTCACAGCTTCCTCTAAGCTCATTCCCTTCTTTACGAGGTTGTATATTGAGCCTACTGGATCAATGCC
Protein-coding regions in this window:
- a CDS encoding heavy metal translocating P-type ATPase, whose translation is MEDFKKRFIVSAILTIPILLLSPLIQKFLGFTFTFTGDRYVLFALSTAVYFYGGKPFLTGMRDEFKKKTPGMMTLIALAITVAFFYSAAVTFGLPGKTFYWELATLIDIMLLGHYIEMRSVLGASRALEELIKLMPTDAHLITPEGIKDVPVSELKKGDVVLVKPGEKIPSDGIIIEGETSVNEAMLTGESKPVYKKPGDIVIGGSINLEGSIKVRIEKTGKETYLMQVVELVKQAQETRSRTQDLANRAAFWLTLIAITAGSATLGAWLYLGKPFVFALERMVTVMVITCPHALGLAVPLVVSVSTSISARKGILIRNREAFERAKDVQVVVFDKTGTLTEGKFEVTDIIPLDELSEEEILRYAAALESHSSHPIAQGIVEKAKEKEIELYDVKDFKAIPGKGAQGVINGREVLVVSPGFLKEKGLWREDERVKEVLEQGKTVVFLVIGGKLVGALALADKIRPESREAIKKLHEMGIKAYMLTGDNAKVAKWVAEELGLDGYFAEVLPHQKSEKVKELQEKGFIVAMVGDGINDAPALIQADVGIAIGAGTDVAIESADIILVKNDPRDVITAIHLARATYGKMVQNLAWATGYNTFAIPLAAGTLYNYGILLSPAVGALLMSLSTVIVAINAKFLKV
- a CDS encoding SHOCT domain-containing protein, with product MMFENINAGRFLVHVGETEWGWHDMMGFGYFGIFGAIFMLLFWVAIIVGVVWFIKWIIEQSSSGTSKKSALEILDEKYARGEIDDEEYERRKRKLLEG
- a CDS encoding cystathionine gamma-synthase, with translation MRFSTKAIHVGEDPREMQHGDVVSPIHLSTTFAKKSVREVEEGYVYSRSGNPTRDNLEKKLAALENAKYGLAFSSGLAAESTILLALLKKGDHVVAFDDLYGGTKRLFNKVMERFGIEFTYVDAREPENVRSAIQENTKMIWLETPTNPLLKLADIKAISEIAHEKDLIVVVDNTFASPYFQNPLDLGADIVLHSVTKYLGGHSDVVGGAVMVNDDEIYEKLKFHQNAVGAILSPFDSWLVMRGIKTLAVRMERHEKNAMRIAKYLEEHPLVERVYYPGLPSHPQHELARRQMRGFGGMLSFELKGGLKEAVKFVESLEIFALAESLGGVESLIELPALMTHASLPKEEREKVGIKDSLIRVSVGIEDVEDLIEDLEKGFRGIKQ
- a CDS encoding class I SAM-dependent methyltransferase — its product is MIPSISEVKEFLKKLGFDESSANELIEQIEYFEGEAPRRDDIVRDYLREECIETIVDDIVEEILKLNKESIKLLDVAAGSGFFTERVKRKLEERGVKADVYALDITPSMLKRLNEKGIAPIWGVAEKIRESIEIANEHYGINAPKEFDVVLSTLAFHHFLKPEKVLESMKSALKDNGIVIIVDVLKHEHEELKETLKDTHLGFSLEEIKEMGSKIFKEVKASYMDVYCEVGDAIVGLYKAVFA
- a CDS encoding PP2C family serine/threonine-protein phosphatase; translated protein: MVTTEIDGRACGISHVGGRENNEDNMLLLKLPDAYLFAVADGLGGHNAGEVASKIAVETLKKVLKDGYKEGMSKEEVKALLEKAYRLAHDRINENAVGEREGMGTTLITAFVRGGKAIIANTGDSRAYLIRSGKIVERTKDHSIVQELLDNGTITEEDAKHHPMRNVITKSLGIDFGVDFYEWKLEKGDVLLLSSDGLHDYIEEDRIAEIASNGDPKDIAERLIGEALKATKDNVTVVVFREGGLDG